In Agromyces archimandritae, one genomic interval encodes:
- a CDS encoding GNAT family N-acetyltransferase, protein MADTPRIETLDVLTDADAAAIEHLLGQLSSSAVYDRARIELMLRHDATELLVSRLNGRIVGMATLVSFPLPTGLRGFVEDVVSHESVRGQGVGRGLLTAMIDIAVARGFRSLELTSRPSREAALRLYESVGFVRRDTNVLRFTP, encoded by the coding sequence GTGGCCGATACTCCTCGAATCGAGACACTCGACGTACTCACCGACGCCGACGCCGCAGCGATCGAGCATCTGCTCGGGCAGCTGTCTTCATCGGCCGTCTACGATCGGGCCCGGATCGAGCTGATGCTCCGCCACGATGCGACCGAGCTGCTGGTGTCACGTCTGAACGGGCGGATCGTGGGGATGGCGACCCTGGTTTCGTTTCCGCTGCCCACGGGGCTCCGCGGATTCGTCGAGGATGTGGTCTCGCACGAATCGGTTCGCGGACAGGGCGTCGGGCGAGGCCTGCTGACGGCGATGATCGATATCGCCGTGGCACGCGGCTTCCGCTCGTTGGAGCTGACATCGCGGCCGTCCCGCGAGGCGGCGCTGCGACTCTACGAGTCGGTCGGTTTCGTCCGCAGGGACACCAACGTGCTGCGATTCACCCCCTGA
- a CDS encoding NUDIX domain-containing protein yields MPIDRSYIRVKAMLIAPNEDRSHHLVSVNAPSRENPHGFHRLIGGGVELGETHREAIVREIDEELGAHIHDLAHLGIVESIFRFDGGLGHEIVALYTGRPDPAPGRGGGTLIESNGTVVPVVWRPFDDAHLDVPLYPSAANDWIRRLATAPSAVEPSPGAAL; encoded by the coding sequence ATGCCGATCGATCGCTCGTACATCCGCGTCAAAGCCATGCTGATCGCCCCGAACGAGGATCGCTCGCATCATCTGGTCAGCGTGAACGCGCCGAGCCGCGAGAATCCGCACGGTTTCCATCGTCTGATCGGCGGCGGCGTCGAACTGGGGGAGACGCACCGGGAGGCCATCGTCCGCGAGATCGACGAGGAGCTCGGCGCGCACATCCACGACCTCGCGCACCTCGGGATCGTCGAGAGCATCTTCCGCTTCGACGGGGGGCTCGGGCACGAGATCGTCGCCCTGTACACGGGACGCCCGGATCCTGCACCCGGACGCGGGGGAGGAACGCTCATCGAGTCGAACGGTACCGTCGTGCCCGTCGTCTGGCGCCCGTTCGACGATGCTCATCTCGACGTGCCGCTCTATCCGTCGGCTGCGAACGACTGGATCCGCCGACTCGCGACTGCGCCGTCGGCGGTTGAGCCTTCACCGGGCGCAGCATTATGA
- a CDS encoding NUDIX domain-containing protein: protein MPMSPYLTSLRERIGHDLLLLPAVSAVIRDENGRILLARSQDDEQWALIGGGLEPGEEPASAIAREIREELGVEADIGRIIGAYGGEGMLITYPNGDRCAYVTVAYECRLAPGAFALEAEELREAAWFTAAEIAALDTQPYVARILADADAIPAAGE from the coding sequence ATGCCGATGTCGCCGTACCTCACCTCCCTGCGCGAGCGCATCGGTCACGACCTGCTGCTGCTCCCCGCCGTCTCCGCCGTGATCCGCGACGAGAATGGGCGGATCCTGCTCGCGCGATCCCAGGACGACGAGCAGTGGGCGCTCATCGGCGGCGGACTCGAGCCGGGGGAGGAGCCGGCATCCGCGATCGCCCGCGAGATCCGCGAGGAACTCGGTGTCGAGGCGGATATCGGTCGCATCATCGGCGCATACGGCGGCGAAGGGATGTTGATCACCTACCCGAACGGCGACCGCTGCGCCTACGTGACGGTGGCCTACGAGTGCCGGCTCGCGCCTGGCGCCTTCGCCCTCGAAGCGGAGGAACTGCGCGAAGCGGCGTGGTTCACCGCGGCCGAGATCGCGGCGCTCGACACCCAGCCGTACGTCGCACGCATCCTGGCCGATGCCGATGCGATTCCGGCAGCCGGGGAATGA
- a CDS encoding ABC transporter ATP-binding protein, which produces MDAGDAVIRVEGLKKSYGRFHALKGLDLTVERGHVHGFLGPNGAGKSTAIRVLLGLLRADGGTATVLGADPWKDVVELHRRLAYVPGDVSLWPGMTGGEAIDLLGSLRGGLDERRRAELVERFELDPTKRGRQYSKGNRQKVAIVAALSSDVELLVLDEPTSGLDPLMENVFQEVIGEAQARGTSVLLSSHILAELETLADRLSIIRDGRIVQTGSLIELRGEARTAVHATFATPPAAESLTAFHDVHLDGARLTATVESSHIGEAMGLLTPHGITSLTVEPPSLESLFLRLYGSDGEPAA; this is translated from the coding sequence ATGGATGCGGGCGATGCGGTGATCCGGGTCGAGGGGCTGAAGAAGTCGTACGGCCGGTTCCACGCGTTGAAAGGGCTGGATCTCACGGTCGAACGCGGCCATGTGCACGGCTTCCTCGGTCCGAACGGCGCTGGCAAGTCGACCGCGATCCGAGTGCTGCTCGGCCTCCTCCGAGCGGACGGCGGCACGGCGACGGTGCTCGGCGCCGATCCGTGGAAGGACGTCGTCGAACTGCACCGGCGGCTCGCGTACGTGCCGGGCGACGTCTCCCTCTGGCCGGGCATGACGGGCGGCGAAGCCATCGACCTGCTGGGTTCGCTGCGCGGCGGACTCGACGAGCGGCGCCGGGCCGAACTCGTCGAACGGTTCGAGCTCGACCCCACCAAGCGGGGCCGGCAGTATTCGAAGGGCAATCGTCAGAAGGTCGCCATCGTCGCCGCGCTCTCCTCCGACGTCGAGCTGCTGGTGCTCGACGAGCCGACGAGCGGCCTGGATCCGCTCATGGAGAACGTGTTCCAGGAGGTGATCGGCGAAGCGCAGGCCCGCGGAACCTCGGTGCTGCTCTCCAGTCACATCCTCGCCGAGCTCGAGACTCTCGCCGACCGGCTTTCGATCATCCGCGACGGTCGAATCGTGCAGACCGGCAGCCTGATCGAACTACGCGGGGAGGCCCGAACCGCCGTCCACGCCACGTTCGCGACCCCGCCGGCAGCCGAATCGCTGACGGCGTTCCACGACGTGCATCTCGACGGCGCCCGGCTCACCGCGACCGTCGAGTCGTCCCACATCGGCGAGGCGATGGGCCTGCTGACGCCGCACGGCATCACGTCCCTCACCGTCGAACCGCCTTCACTCGAGTCCCTCTTCCTGCGACTGTATGGCTCCGATGGGGAGCCCGCGGCGTGA
- a CDS encoding ABC transporter permease: protein MSAITGAPPLLRATVRHDGRRFAPWILITAALSTSSVLVYPWIFPSEEDRLALAAAIGANPALGLIFGPAYDLSTVDGFNAWRSLALGGFLTALGVVFLVTRATRAQEDSGQAELLASGVMGRAARLMVAVWMGLALSVLLGIVVGVATALCGGEWIASMLLAATMTATGWMFTGIAAITAQLGSEARTANSIAIGTLGVLYLLRGVAFAMEAPAWLVWINPLGWMTETRPAVDDDWWPLLLAVALTIVLLVVAFLLQARRDFGVGAIAPRPGPARGRDRSVWRLAVRVNRAPLITWALAFVVLGFVFGYFATSVKDLLAGDSGVQQVLAAGATSADDLVAAFIVTILSLVGILASVPGVQVMLKLRAEELEDRLEPVIATAATRPRTFASSVVIALLASAVSVLIAGTLIAALAAAADIGVSFGDTLLQAVVTVPAVWTVVALAVFVVGARPLVSLAAWAGVLISFALTILGPTFKLWEWILAISPFWHVPDVGVADPDWMGLVWIGLVALFFVALGFVGFRRRDLAR, encoded by the coding sequence GTGAGCGCGATCACCGGCGCCCCTCCCCTGTTGCGCGCGACCGTCAGGCACGACGGGCGCCGCTTCGCGCCCTGGATCCTCATTACGGCGGCCCTGTCGACGTCTTCGGTGCTGGTGTACCCGTGGATCTTCCCCAGTGAAGAGGATCGCCTGGCGCTCGCCGCGGCCATCGGCGCGAACCCCGCCCTCGGCCTCATCTTCGGGCCCGCATACGACCTGTCGACGGTCGACGGTTTCAACGCGTGGCGTTCACTCGCGCTCGGCGGCTTCCTCACCGCCCTCGGCGTCGTCTTCCTCGTGACCCGCGCGACCCGCGCGCAGGAGGACTCGGGGCAGGCCGAACTCCTCGCATCCGGCGTCATGGGCCGTGCCGCACGCCTCATGGTCGCGGTGTGGATGGGGCTCGCGCTCTCCGTACTGCTCGGCATCGTCGTCGGCGTCGCGACCGCGCTCTGCGGCGGCGAGTGGATCGCGTCGATGCTGTTGGCGGCGACGATGACGGCGACGGGGTGGATGTTCACGGGCATCGCCGCGATCACCGCCCAGCTCGGCTCGGAGGCCCGCACGGCGAACTCGATCGCGATCGGCACGCTCGGCGTGCTGTACCTGCTGCGCGGGGTCGCGTTCGCCATGGAAGCGCCCGCATGGCTGGTGTGGATCAATCCGCTCGGGTGGATGACCGAGACGCGTCCGGCCGTCGATGACGACTGGTGGCCGCTCCTGCTCGCCGTCGCCCTCACGATCGTGCTGCTCGTCGTCGCCTTCCTGCTGCAGGCCCGGCGGGACTTCGGCGTCGGCGCGATCGCCCCGCGGCCCGGGCCGGCCCGCGGCCGCGACCGTTCGGTCTGGCGGCTGGCGGTCCGCGTGAACCGTGCGCCGCTCATCACCTGGGCGCTCGCGTTCGTCGTGCTCGGTTTCGTCTTCGGATACTTCGCGACCTCCGTGAAGGACCTCCTCGCCGGCGACTCTGGCGTGCAGCAGGTCCTGGCCGCCGGGGCGACATCCGCCGACGACCTCGTCGCGGCGTTCATCGTCACGATCCTCTCCCTCGTCGGCATCCTCGCATCCGTTCCGGGCGTGCAGGTCATGCTGAAGCTGCGCGCCGAGGAGCTGGAGGACCGCCTGGAACCCGTCATCGCCACCGCCGCGACGCGTCCGCGCACCTTCGCGAGCTCCGTCGTCATCGCGCTCCTCGCATCCGCCGTCTCCGTCCTCATCGCCGGCACGCTCATCGCCGCCCTGGCCGCTGCCGCCGACATCGGCGTCTCGTTCGGCGACACCCTGCTGCAGGCCGTGGTGACGGTTCCGGCGGTGTGGACGGTGGTGGCGCTCGCCGTCTTCGTCGTCGGCGCCCGGCCCCTCGTGAGCCTCGCCGCCTGGGCGGGGGTGTTGATCTCCTTCGCGCTCACCATCCTCGGGCCGACGTTCAAGCTCTGGGAGTGGATCCTCGCGATCAGTCCGTTCTGGCACGTCCCCGACGTCGGCGTGGCCGACCCGGACTGGATGGGCCTGGTGTGGATCGGATTGGTCGCCCTGTTCTTCGTCGCCCTCGGCTTCGTCGGCTTCCGCCGCCGCGATCTCGCGCGGTAG
- a CDS encoding alpha/beta fold hydrolase yields the protein MLHIEQTGDGPETVVLLHGMMGSAEGWWRVASLLAERGCRVLALDLPGHGRSGPDHGLTVERAADAVARTLEAASAMRPAVAMGHSFGGTVLAAAAGRIEPGLAVFVDPPFTIEGGEDREPALAEYASGSAARTVEGLRVSRPHYGERDLVAEATAAERFDPATAAALAAGPGGTWLPAPGAIVLRADPSAFVDDEQAAALVRRGVEVRSIPGAAHSVWYSHFDGFVAALPEVFAPASARA from the coding sequence GTGCTGCATATCGAACAGACCGGCGACGGCCCGGAAACCGTGGTGCTGCTGCACGGCATGATGGGCTCGGCCGAGGGCTGGTGGCGGGTCGCGTCGCTGCTCGCGGAACGTGGATGCCGGGTGCTGGCCCTCGATCTGCCGGGTCACGGCCGCTCTGGCCCCGACCACGGGCTGACCGTCGAGCGTGCGGCGGATGCCGTCGCGCGCACCCTCGAGGCGGCGTCGGCCATGCGGCCGGCGGTCGCGATGGGCCATTCGTTCGGCGGCACCGTGCTGGCCGCCGCGGCCGGCCGCATCGAGCCCGGGCTCGCGGTCTTCGTCGACCCGCCGTTCACGATCGAGGGCGGGGAGGATCGTGAGCCGGCGCTCGCCGAGTACGCCTCCGGCAGCGCCGCGCGCACCGTCGAGGGGTTGCGCGTCTCGCGCCCGCACTACGGCGAGCGGGATCTCGTGGCGGAGGCGACCGCGGCCGAGCGATTCGACCCGGCGACCGCGGCGGCGCTCGCCGCCGGGCCGGGCGGGACATGGCTGCCGGCCCCGGGGGCGATCGTGCTCCGGGCGGATCCGAGCGCGTTCGTCGATGACGAGCAGGCAGCCGCGCTCGTGCGCCGGGGGGTCGAGGTGCGCAGCATCCCGGGTGCGGCGCATTCGGTCTGGTACAGCCATTTCGACGGATTCGTCGCCGCGTTGCCGGAGGTGTTCGCCCCGGCATCCGCCCGCGCATGA